From a single Nitrogeniibacter mangrovi genomic region:
- the rsxA gene encoding electron transport complex subunit RsxA has protein sequence MNDILLFILSTALVNNVVLVKFLGLCPTMGVSRKMDSALGMGMATTFVLTLAAAASWMLENWLLKPFGLGYLRILTFILVIASVVQFTEMFVKKTSPALYQSLGIYLPLITTNCAVLGVALLNVAEHAGFFRSLLYGFGSAVGFSLVLAIFAGLRERIALARVPAAFAGAPIAFVTISLLALAFMGFSGMKV, from the coding sequence ATGAATGACATCCTGCTATTCATCCTCTCGACCGCCCTGGTCAACAACGTCGTGCTGGTCAAGTTCCTCGGCCTGTGCCCGACCATGGGCGTGTCGCGCAAGATGGACAGCGCGCTGGGCATGGGCATGGCCACCACCTTCGTGCTCACGCTCGCGGCGGCGGCCTCGTGGATGCTCGAGAACTGGCTGCTGAAGCCCTTCGGCCTGGGCTACCTGCGCATCCTCACCTTCATCCTCGTGATCGCCTCGGTGGTGCAGTTCACCGAGATGTTCGTCAAGAAGACCAGCCCGGCGCTGTACCAGTCGCTGGGCATCTACCTGCCGCTCATCACGACCAACTGCGCGGTGCTGGGGGTGGCCCTGCTCAATGTCGCCGAGCACGCCGGCTTCTTCCGCAGCCTGCTCTACGGCTTCGGTTCCGCGGTGGGCTTCTCGCTGGTGCTGGCGATTTTCGCCGGCCTGCGCGAGCGCATCGCCCTGGCGCGGGTGCCCGCCGCCTTCGCCGGCGCGCCCATCGCCTTCGTCACCATCAGTCTCCTGGCCCTGGCCTTCATGGGCTTTTCGGGCATGAAAGTGTAG
- a CDS encoding HupE/UreJ family protein: MSTRTRPCAMPIRTFRTFITAILTEAGHSIHVDRRPQPLLAPTPTAHLHRPPWGRIVLALIVLGVAAPVFAHGVAAGDARFMAQTSGTQLLPFVYLGAKHMATGYDHLLFLVGVIFFLYRLKDVGIYVTLFAIGHSTTLLFGVLSGTHVNPYLVDAIIGLSVVYKALDNLGAYKAWFGFQPNTKAAVLIFGFFHGFGLATKLQDFALPQDGLVANILAFNVGVEIGQILALSAILILMDFWRLHHAFARQAFASNVLLMAAGLTLTGYQLTGYAINS, from the coding sequence ATGTCCACGCGCACCCGCCCCTGCGCCATGCCCATCCGCACTTTCCGGACATTCATCACCGCCATCCTCACTGAGGCCGGCCACTCGATCCACGTCGACAGGAGACCCCAGCCCTTGCTCGCGCCCACACCGACCGCCCACCTGCATCGCCCCCCGTGGGGCCGCATCGTTCTTGCCCTGATCGTCCTCGGCGTCGCCGCACCGGTGTTCGCGCACGGGGTGGCCGCCGGCGACGCCCGCTTCATGGCGCAGACGAGCGGCACCCAGCTGCTTCCGTTCGTGTATCTGGGCGCCAAGCACATGGCCACCGGTTACGACCATCTGCTGTTCCTGGTGGGGGTGATCTTCTTTCTCTACCGGCTCAAGGACGTCGGCATCTACGTCACCCTGTTCGCCATCGGCCACAGCACCACGCTGCTGTTCGGCGTGCTCAGTGGCACGCATGTCAATCCGTACCTGGTCGATGCGATCATCGGACTGTCGGTGGTCTACAAGGCGCTGGACAACCTGGGCGCCTACAAGGCGTGGTTCGGCTTTCAGCCCAACACCAAGGCCGCGGTGCTGATCTTCGGCTTTTTCCACGGTTTCGGCCTGGCCACCAAGCTGCAGGACTTCGCCCTGCCCCAGGACGGTCTGGTGGCCAACATCCTCGCCTTCAATGTCGGCGTGGAGATCGGTCAGATCCTGGCGCTGAGCGCGATCCTGATCCTCATGGATTTCTGGCGCCTGCACCACGCCTTCGCGCGCCAGGCGTTCGCCTCCAACGTCCTGCTGATGGCGGCAGGCCTCACGCTCACCGGCTATCAACTGACCGGTTATGCCATTAATTCCTGA
- a CDS encoding PEP-CTERM sorting domain-containing protein (PEP-CTERM proteins occur, often in large numbers, in the proteomes of bacteria that also encode an exosortase, a predicted intramembrane cysteine proteinase. The presence of a PEP-CTERM domain at a protein's C-terminus predicts cleavage within the sorting domain, followed by covalent anchoring to some some component of the (usually Gram-negative) cell surface. Many PEP-CTERM proteins exhibit an unusual sequence composition that includes large numbers of potential glycosylation sites. Expression of one such protein has been shown restore the ability of a bacterium to form floc, a type of biofilm.), with the protein MPHALIRPTAHPHAAVVAVAACLLAAVPLHAGAIELTAARGSAEAIIQYPDIFPGNPPPPDAVDALSLPNDPLAFARNQRSLFAVFDARAAGFQNAGGINAAFAEVTGFPQELNMQYTVEANTRYDVVFKSAADLSGQMIPFEFVINGGQLRIDDFAQYTPFQPEFNGAAVSAAIDIGPLGSWTFVAHLTRDAATGQPVVTDDFVGLPFSGDALGLNNFPTLTPYFAGADVIVDIPEIRGSVLIDGADFSSLQGVRFGYDMSAVVAMAGGSSGSTGALAGITDPFALGTPGDPGDDLGGAFSPLGVQFFLDGQALGDYPVTAVPEPNRAALMLGGLMLLGLLARRRMPQPG; encoded by the coding sequence ATGCCCCACGCCCTGATCCGTCCGACCGCGCACCCCCATGCCGCCGTCGTGGCCGTCGCCGCCTGCCTGTTGGCCGCCGTGCCGTTGCATGCCGGCGCCATCGAGCTCACCGCCGCCCGTGGCAGTGCCGAGGCCATCATTCAGTACCCGGACATCTTCCCGGGCAACCCGCCGCCGCCGGACGCGGTCGACGCCCTCAGCCTGCCCAACGATCCGCTCGCCTTCGCGCGCAACCAGCGCTCGCTGTTCGCCGTCTTCGACGCGCGCGCCGCCGGTTTCCAGAACGCCGGCGGCATCAACGCCGCCTTTGCCGAGGTCACCGGCTTTCCGCAGGAACTCAACATGCAGTACACCGTGGAGGCGAACACCCGCTACGACGTCGTCTTCAAGAGCGCGGCCGATCTGAGCGGGCAGATGATTCCCTTCGAGTTCGTCATCAACGGCGGCCAGCTGCGCATCGACGACTTCGCCCAGTACACGCCGTTCCAGCCCGAGTTCAACGGCGCCGCGGTGTCCGCCGCCATCGACATCGGCCCGCTGGGTTCGTGGACCTTCGTCGCCCACCTGACGCGCGATGCCGCCACCGGGCAGCCGGTGGTCACCGACGATTTCGTCGGCCTGCCATTCAGCGGCGACGCGCTCGGGCTCAACAACTTCCCCACGCTGACCCCCTATTTCGCCGGTGCCGATGTCATCGTCGACATCCCCGAAATCCGCGGCAGCGTGCTGATCGACGGCGCCGATTTCAGCTCCCTCCAGGGGGTCCGCTTCGGCTACGACATGTCCGCCGTGGTCGCCATGGCCGGCGGCTCCAGCGGCTCCACCGGCGCCCTGGCGGGCATCACCGACCCGTTCGCGCTCGGCACCCCCGGCGATCCGGGTGACGACCTCGGCGGCGCCTTCAGCCCGCTGGGCGTCCAGTTCTTCCTCGATGGCCAGGCGCTCGGCGACTACCCCGTCACCGCCGTGCCGGAGCCGAACCGGGCGGCACTGATGCTCGGAGGCCTCATGCTGCTGGGGCTGCTCGCACGGCGCCGCATGCCTCAGCCCGGCTGA
- the nifA gene encoding nif-specific transcriptional activator NifA, translating into MLEHAHRPKDINPSTGYCRSHELNQLLIAALYAVSRALSRSLDFGETLNEVLRVLHEEADLGRGLIAVVDPAGDLVLHAVHSPDGEPTPEIRYRAGEGVLGALLESPRTFRIAQLGADPRFLNRLAIYRAELPFIAVPIRIGTDLKGVLAVQPIAPDDGLLDERAQFVEMVANLVGQNLRLATDVEQEKSSLVEERDSLRRQVRREHGFDSMVGHSAEMRRIFEQARMVAKWNTTVLIRGETGTGKELIANAIHFNSPRARNPFVRLNCAALPENLLESELFGHERGAFTGATDTRKGRFEQAHGGTLFLDEIGEISPAFQAKMLRVLQEGEFERVGGSRTIKVDVRIIAATHRDLEAAVDLGDFREDLFYRLNVMPLFLPPLRERIMDIPDIARYLLAKIGAEQQRKLTLSDMATRRLASHSWPGNVRELENCLERAAVLSADGQIDVDLIQFPNARGGAPRPPAPSSAPPAPGRPTPAAPPPDLDLDDPGLSERERVIAALEQAGWVQAKAARLLGMTPRQIAYRIQTLNIEVKQF; encoded by the coding sequence ATGCTCGAACACGCACACCGCCCGAAGGACATCAACCCGAGCACCGGCTACTGCCGCTCGCATGAGCTCAACCAGCTGCTCATCGCGGCGCTGTATGCCGTCAGCCGGGCCCTGAGCCGCTCCCTCGATTTCGGCGAGACCCTCAACGAAGTGCTGCGCGTGCTGCACGAGGAAGCCGACCTGGGCCGCGGCCTCATCGCCGTGGTGGACCCGGCCGGCGACCTGGTGCTGCATGCGGTGCATTCGCCCGACGGCGAGCCCACCCCGGAGATCCGCTACCGCGCCGGCGAGGGCGTGCTCGGCGCCCTGCTCGAGAGCCCGCGCACCTTCCGGATCGCCCAGCTCGGCGCCGATCCGCGCTTCCTCAACCGGCTCGCCATCTACCGCGCCGAGCTGCCCTTCATCGCGGTGCCGATCCGCATCGGCACCGACCTCAAGGGCGTGCTCGCCGTGCAGCCCATCGCGCCGGACGACGGCCTGCTCGACGAGCGCGCCCAGTTCGTCGAGATGGTCGCCAACCTGGTCGGCCAGAACCTGCGCCTGGCCACCGACGTGGAACAGGAAAAGAGCAGCCTCGTCGAAGAGCGCGACTCCCTGCGCCGCCAGGTGCGCCGCGAGCACGGCTTCGACAGCATGGTCGGCCACTCCGCCGAAATGCGCCGCATCTTCGAGCAGGCGCGCATGGTCGCCAAGTGGAACACCACCGTGCTCATCCGCGGCGAAACCGGCACCGGCAAGGAGCTCATCGCCAACGCCATCCACTTCAACTCGCCGCGCGCGCGCAACCCCTTCGTGCGCCTCAACTGCGCCGCGCTGCCGGAAAACCTGCTCGAATCGGAACTGTTCGGCCATGAACGCGGCGCCTTCACCGGCGCCACCGACACCCGCAAGGGCCGCTTCGAGCAGGCCCATGGCGGCACCCTGTTCCTCGACGAGATCGGCGAGATCTCGCCCGCCTTCCAGGCCAAGATGCTGCGCGTGCTGCAGGAAGGCGAATTCGAGCGCGTCGGCGGCAGCCGCACCATCAAGGTGGACGTGCGCATCATCGCCGCCACCCACCGCGACCTCGAAGCGGCGGTGGACCTGGGCGATTTCCGCGAAGACCTGTTCTACCGCCTCAACGTGATGCCCCTGTTCCTGCCGCCGCTGCGCGAGCGCATCATGGACATCCCCGACATCGCCCGCTACCTGCTCGCCAAGATCGGCGCCGAGCAGCAGCGCAAGCTCACCCTCTCCGACATGGCCACCCGGCGCCTCGCCAGCCACAGCTGGCCGGGTAACGTGCGCGAGCTGGAAAACTGCCTCGAACGCGCCGCCGTGCTCTCCGCCGACGGCCAGATCGACGTGGACCTGATCCAGTTCCCCAACGCCCGCGGCGGCGCCCCCCGCCCCCCGGCCCCGTCCTCCGCGCCGCCCGCCCCGGGCCGCCCGACCCCCGCCGCGCCACCGCCCGACCTCGACCTCGACGACCCCGGCCTGTCGGAACGCGAACGCGTCATCGCCGCCCTCGAACAGGCCGGCTGGGTCCAGGCCAAGGCCGCCCGCCTGCTGGGCATGACCCCTCGCCAGATCGCCTACCGGATCCAGACCCTGAATATCGAGGTGAAGCAGTTCTGA
- a CDS encoding metal-sensing transcriptional repressor, translated as MTVHASHPDIINRLKRAAGHLHSIVAMLEAGRPCVDIAQQLQAVESAIGNAKRTLIHDHIDHCLEQVVGEGAQPAATSLLEFKAITKYLSR; from the coding sequence ATGACGGTTCATGCCTCCCACCCGGACATCATCAATCGGCTCAAGCGGGCCGCGGGCCATCTTCACAGCATTGTCGCCATGCTGGAGGCGGGGCGGCCGTGTGTGGACATCGCGCAGCAGCTTCAGGCGGTCGAGAGCGCGATCGGCAACGCCAAGCGGACGCTGATCCACGATCACATCGACCACTGCCTCGAACAGGTGGTTGGCGAGGGCGCACAGCCTGCCGCCACCAGCTTGCTCGAGTTCAAGGCCATCACCAAATACCTGTCGCGATGA
- a CDS encoding lamin tail domain-containing protein codes for MHKILTKAVAAAAVTLLAVGASAAHADVRITEIAPWSSGNSSLGQDWFELTNTGASAVDITHWSWDDDSQNPGTALLEGVTSLGAGQSVVFVDGGASVPADFVNLWFGGAAPANFVIGYYDGPGLSTGGDEVNVYDASNVLQASLNFGASPTGPYATFDNAAGLDGTSVSQLSAVSVNGAFIAANDINEIGSPGAVAAVPEPESYAMLLAGLGMIGAMARKRRA; via the coding sequence ATGCACAAGATCCTCACCAAGGCCGTGGCCGCCGCGGCCGTCACCCTGCTCGCCGTGGGCGCCAGCGCGGCGCACGCGGACGTGCGCATCACCGAGATCGCCCCCTGGAGCAGCGGCAACTCGTCGCTGGGTCAGGACTGGTTCGAGCTCACCAACACCGGTGCCTCGGCGGTGGACATCACCCACTGGTCCTGGGACGACGACTCGCAGAACCCGGGGACGGCATTGCTGGAAGGCGTGACCTCTCTCGGCGCCGGCCAGTCGGTGGTGTTCGTCGACGGCGGCGCGAGCGTGCCGGCCGACTTCGTCAATCTGTGGTTCGGCGGCGCCGCCCCGGCCAACTTCGTGATCGGCTACTACGACGGCCCGGGCCTGAGCACCGGCGGGGACGAGGTGAATGTGTATGACGCGAGCAACGTGCTGCAGGCGAGCCTGAACTTCGGCGCATCGCCCACCGGCCCCTACGCCACCTTCGACAACGCCGCCGGCCTGGACGGCACGAGCGTGTCGCAGCTGAGCGCCGTGAGCGTCAACGGCGCCTTCATCGCCGCCAACGACATCAACGAAATCGGCTCCCCCGGCGCGGTCGCCGCGGTGCCCGAGCCCGAGTCCTACGCGATGCTGCTCGCCGGGCTGGGCATGATCGGCGCCATGGCGCGCAAGCGTCGCGCCTGA
- a CDS encoding (2Fe-2S) ferredoxin domain-containing protein: protein MPKPKKHVLVCAQGRPEGHPRGSCQAKGCGPVWQKFSDEFAARRLWESGLQLTNTGCLGPCHLGPSVLVYPDGVMYTGVTSADVEDIIDTHLLFDEPVERLRAPADVW, encoded by the coding sequence ATGCCCAAACCGAAGAAACATGTACTCGTCTGCGCCCAGGGCCGCCCCGAGGGACATCCGCGCGGATCCTGTCAGGCCAAGGGCTGCGGCCCGGTGTGGCAGAAGTTTTCCGACGAATTCGCCGCCCGCAGGCTGTGGGAATCGGGCCTGCAGCTGACCAACACCGGCTGCCTGGGCCCCTGCCACCTGGGGCCGAGCGTGCTCGTGTATCCGGACGGGGTGATGTACACGGGGGTGACGAGCGCCGATGTCGAGGACATCATCGACACCCATCTGCTGTTCGACGAGCCGGTCGAGCGCCTGCGGGCGCCCGCGGACGTGTGGTAG
- a CDS encoding RnfABCDGE type electron transport complex subunit B, translating to MFAAVASLTLLGAALGVLLGLANRLLRVEGNPIVEELVDMMPGSNCGQCGFPGCTGAAEAIVDGAAPATCCPPGGKALAAAIAAKLGLSVDLSGLADDGPKIAAVAEELCIGCCRCSKVCPTDAIVGAAKQIHNVMRDACTGCEACVAKCPTEALAMRPVPVTLQHWVMPKPALA from the coding sequence ATGTTTGCCGCCGTCGCCAGCCTGACCCTTCTCGGTGCCGCCCTGGGCGTCCTGCTCGGTCTGGCCAACCGCCTGCTCCGTGTCGAGGGCAACCCGATCGTCGAGGAGCTGGTGGACATGATGCCCGGCTCCAACTGCGGCCAGTGCGGCTTTCCCGGCTGCACCGGCGCGGCCGAGGCGATCGTGGACGGCGCTGCTCCGGCCACCTGCTGCCCGCCCGGCGGCAAGGCGCTGGCCGCCGCCATCGCCGCCAAGCTCGGGCTCAGCGTCGACCTGAGCGGCCTGGCGGACGACGGCCCGAAGATCGCCGCCGTGGCCGAAGAGCTGTGCATCGGCTGCTGCCGCTGCAGCAAGGTGTGCCCCACCGATGCCATCGTCGGCGCCGCCAAGCAGATCCACAACGTGATGCGCGACGCGTGCACCGGCTGCGAGGCCTGCGTGGCCAAATGCCCCACCGAGGCGCTGGCCATGCGCCCGGTGCCGGTGACCCTGCAGCACTGGGTCATGCCCAAGCCGGCGCTGGCCTGA
- a CDS encoding DMT family transporter: MPGAVAMALGAALLFGASTPFVKLFVGDVPAVALAGLLYLGSGVGLTVIRLLRDRRWRPSGLTRPEWPWLALAILFGGILGPVLLVLGLARTGAGTASLLLNLEAVLTALLAWGVFKEHAAGRIVAGMGLIVAGGLALSWSSSAAGGGGWAGPLAVAGACLCWALDNNLTRKVSASDALFIAAIKGLVAGGVNLALALALGATLPGASRVGAVMVVGLLGYGVSLVLFVRALRDLGTARTGAYFSTAPFIGAALSIMLLGESAPPAFWTAAALMGIGVWLHLTERHDHEHQHEALVHDHLHVHDAHHRHVHDFPWDGQEPHRHVHAHPPLRHAHPHFPDIHHRHPH; the protein is encoded by the coding sequence ATGCCCGGTGCCGTCGCGATGGCCCTTGGCGCCGCACTCCTGTTCGGCGCCAGCACCCCGTTCGTGAAGCTGTTCGTCGGCGATGTGCCGGCCGTGGCCCTGGCCGGACTGCTGTATCTGGGCAGCGGAGTCGGCCTGACGGTGATCCGCCTGCTGCGCGACCGGCGCTGGCGGCCGAGCGGCCTGACGCGACCGGAATGGCCGTGGCTGGCACTGGCCATCCTGTTCGGCGGCATCCTCGGCCCGGTGCTGCTGGTCCTCGGCCTGGCCCGCACCGGGGCGGGCACGGCTTCGCTGCTGCTGAACCTGGAGGCGGTGCTGACCGCGCTACTGGCGTGGGGGGTGTTCAAGGAGCACGCCGCGGGTCGCATCGTCGCCGGCATGGGGCTCATCGTCGCCGGCGGGCTCGCCCTGTCGTGGTCGTCGTCGGCCGCGGGCGGCGGGGGCTGGGCCGGCCCCCTCGCGGTGGCCGGGGCCTGTCTGTGCTGGGCCCTGGACAACAACCTGACCCGCAAGGTGTCGGCCTCCGACGCCCTGTTCATCGCCGCCATCAAGGGGCTGGTGGCCGGCGGGGTGAACCTGGCCCTGGCGCTGGCCCTCGGCGCGACGCTCCCGGGCGCATCGCGTGTCGGCGCCGTCATGGTGGTCGGCCTGCTCGGCTACGGGGTGAGCCTGGTGCTCTTCGTCCGTGCCCTGCGCGATCTGGGCACCGCGCGGACCGGCGCCTATTTTTCCACCGCGCCCTTCATCGGTGCTGCGCTCAGCATCATGCTCCTGGGCGAATCGGCGCCGCCGGCGTTCTGGACCGCCGCCGCGCTCATGGGCATCGGCGTGTGGTTGCACCTGACCGAGCGTCACGATCACGAACACCAGCACGAGGCGCTCGTGCACGATCACCTGCATGTGCACGACGCGCACCACCGGCACGTCCATGACTTTCCGTGGGACGGGCAGGAGCCCCACCGCCATGTCCACGCGCACCCGCCCCTGCGCCATGCCCATCCGCACTTTCCGGACATTCATCACCGCCATCCTCACTGA
- a CDS encoding glutathione S-transferase family protein, with protein sequence MPPITFYTNPMSRGQIVRWALHEVGAPYEAHIVEYGEAMHGAEYRRINPLGKVPAIVHEGRVVTECAAICAYLAEIFPEADLLPRPEERADYYRWLFFAAGPVEQANALKAMGVTPTVEQRRMVGCGDPEAVMDALSAKFDTDAYVCGDRFTMADVYVGSHVDWGLAFGLMPKRNALEAYAQRVSRRSAYQAAKAIDNALIAERGQPG encoded by the coding sequence ATGCCCCCCATCACCTTCTACACAAACCCCATGTCGCGCGGGCAGATCGTCCGCTGGGCCCTGCACGAGGTGGGGGCGCCGTACGAGGCGCACATCGTCGAGTACGGCGAGGCCATGCACGGTGCCGAGTATCGGCGGATCAACCCGCTGGGCAAGGTGCCGGCCATCGTGCACGAGGGCCGGGTGGTGACCGAATGTGCGGCGATCTGCGCCTATCTGGCGGAGATCTTTCCCGAAGCGGATCTGCTGCCGCGGCCGGAGGAGCGGGCGGACTATTACCGCTGGCTGTTCTTCGCCGCCGGGCCCGTCGAGCAGGCCAATGCGCTCAAGGCGATGGGGGTGACGCCCACGGTGGAGCAGCGGCGCATGGTGGGCTGCGGCGATCCGGAGGCGGTGATGGACGCGCTGAGCGCGAAGTTCGACACCGACGCCTATGTGTGCGGCGATCGCTTCACCATGGCGGACGTGTATGTGGGCAGCCATGTGGACTGGGGCCTGGCCTTCGGCCTGATGCCCAAGCGCAACGCGCTGGAGGCCTACGCGCAGCGGGTGAGCCGGCGCTCGGCGTATCAGGCCGCCAAGGCGATCGACAACGCGCTGATCGCCGAGCGCGGTCAGCCGGGCTGA
- the nifL gene encoding nitrogen fixation negative regulator NifL: MTALTRGTSRKTRVHPADDLPPEVYRQAVDQADIAISITDPRANILYANAAFTAITGYSAEEIVGRNESVLSNHTTPARLYQEMWTHLAEQRPWSGRVLNRRKDGQLYLADLTISPVVGHDGTTTHFLGIHRDVTELNRLERVVRNQKLLIETSLDAAPVALVVLDTHGRVILDNQASKKLVSDVSAKEPAYFVLDMVLPEWRETLADDPARCAFVNREVRIDRRAGQPHWLSVTASVVDMHSDCADSYFCGTRQPALMLVINDVTDLHEEQERARAAALKLALIDEERNAAIREGLSAALYRLDEPLNMMTSAVHVLQRREPGTATVLDEAVRASRAHLEQLRQVIPPAPPESPASVNLNEILRDVLEICVPRMLAAGITVDWKPTPLLPHMNGRPLQLRMLFKALVDNAIEAMNTRGWSRRELSVTSSVTDERVVVCVLDTGPGLDEDTRLRAFEPFFSAKPGRHLGTGLSRAQHIVADHGGLIDLNPRPGGGCAAIVELRIDGDPI; the protein is encoded by the coding sequence ATGACCGCCCTGACCCGCGGCACGTCGAGAAAAACCCGCGTCCATCCGGCAGACGACCTGCCCCCCGAGGTCTACCGCCAGGCGGTGGACCAGGCGGACATCGCCATCTCCATCACCGATCCGCGCGCCAACATCCTGTACGCCAACGCGGCCTTCACCGCGATCACCGGCTACAGCGCCGAGGAGATCGTCGGGCGCAACGAGTCGGTGCTGTCCAACCACACCACGCCGGCCCGGCTCTACCAGGAGATGTGGACCCATCTGGCCGAGCAGCGCCCCTGGAGCGGCCGGGTGCTCAACCGCCGCAAGGATGGCCAGCTCTACCTGGCCGACCTGACGATTTCGCCGGTGGTGGGTCATGACGGCACCACCACCCATTTCCTCGGCATCCATCGCGACGTCACCGAGCTGAACCGGCTCGAGCGCGTGGTGCGCAACCAGAAGCTGCTCATCGAGACCTCCCTGGACGCCGCGCCGGTGGCCCTGGTGGTGCTCGACACCCACGGCCGGGTGATCCTGGACAACCAGGCGAGCAAGAAGCTGGTGTCCGATGTGAGTGCCAAGGAGCCGGCCTATTTCGTGCTCGACATGGTGCTGCCCGAGTGGCGCGAGACCCTGGCGGACGACCCCGCCCGCTGCGCCTTCGTGAACCGCGAGGTGCGCATCGACCGGCGCGCCGGCCAGCCGCACTGGCTGTCGGTGACCGCCTCGGTGGTGGACATGCACAGCGACTGCGCCGACAGCTACTTCTGCGGCACCCGCCAGCCGGCGCTGATGCTGGTCATCAACGACGTGACCGACCTGCATGAAGAGCAGGAACGTGCCCGCGCCGCCGCCCTCAAGCTCGCCCTCATCGACGAGGAGCGCAACGCCGCCATCCGCGAGGGCCTGTCGGCGGCGCTGTACCGCCTCGACGAACCGCTCAACATGATGACCTCGGCGGTGCACGTGCTGCAGCGGCGCGAACCGGGCACCGCCACCGTGCTGGACGAAGCGGTACGCGCCAGCCGTGCCCACCTGGAGCAGCTGCGCCAGGTGATTCCGCCGGCCCCGCCGGAGAGCCCGGCGAGCGTGAACCTCAACGAGATCCTGCGCGACGTGCTCGAGATCTGCGTGCCGCGCATGCTCGCCGCGGGCATCACCGTGGACTGGAAGCCCACCCCCCTGCTGCCGCACATGAACGGCCGCCCGCTGCAGCTGCGCATGCTCTTCAAGGCCCTGGTGGACAACGCCATCGAGGCCATGAACACCCGGGGCTGGTCGCGCCGCGAACTGTCGGTGACCAGCAGCGTGACCGACGAGCGCGTGGTGGTCTGCGTGCTCGACACCGGCCCGGGGCTGGACGAGGACACCCGCCTGCGCGCCTTCGAACCCTTCTTCTCGGCCAAGCCGGGGCGCCACCTGGGCACCGGCCTGTCGCGGGCCCAGCACATCGTCGCCGACCACGGCGGCCTCATCGACCTCAATCCGCGCCCCGGCGGCGGCTGTGCCGCCATCGTCGAGCTGCGGATCGACGGCGATCCGATCTGA
- a CDS encoding SdiA-regulated domain-containing protein, with product MTLRHLCAAVLAAGSVAAHAAAAITPSIHLGNYRVAGTYSLDILNGTRGGISGLEASAVAYAGDRLDPTTHTLGTLFFVGDEGTGVVEVSRTGQTLGYMNFDWTGTGSTKHDTEALTYLGNGTLVVGEERLFDAYRFDYVANGTATLANASVSISDANVGNHGMEGLSYDPRDGSFVAIKQDSPEDMLAGTLSFAAALGGTSTMSHLFDPTLMGLATLSDVQTLAPVTALAGTDAADNLLVLSLGSRTLVEVNRSGDVLSSFDLSSLLNNTATGDFNAIEGVSVDASGTLYLVAEQLQGAGAPLDAKSQLIVLTAPVPEPETYAMMLAGLGLVGAVARRRSRR from the coding sequence ATGACACTGCGCCACCTGTGCGCCGCCGTGCTGGCGGCCGGCAGCGTCGCCGCCCATGCGGCGGCCGCGATCACCCCCTCCATCCACCTGGGCAACTACCGCGTCGCCGGCACCTACTCGCTCGACATCCTCAACGGCACCCGCGGCGGCATCTCGGGCCTGGAAGCGTCGGCCGTCGCCTACGCCGGCGACCGCCTCGACCCCACCACCCACACCCTCGGCACCCTGTTCTTCGTCGGTGACGAAGGCACGGGCGTGGTGGAAGTCTCGCGCACCGGCCAGACCCTGGGTTACATGAACTTCGACTGGACCGGCACCGGCAGCACCAAGCACGACACCGAGGCGCTCACCTACCTGGGCAACGGCACCCTGGTGGTCGGCGAGGAACGCCTGTTCGATGCCTACCGCTTCGACTACGTCGCCAACGGCACCGCGACGCTCGCCAACGCCTCGGTGTCGATCAGCGACGCCAACGTGGGCAACCACGGCATGGAAGGGCTCTCCTACGATCCGCGCGACGGCAGCTTCGTGGCGATCAAGCAGGATTCGCCCGAAGACATGCTTGCCGGCACCCTGAGCTTCGCCGCCGCCCTCGGCGGCACCTCGACCATGAGCCACCTGTTCGACCCCACCCTGATGGGGCTGGCCACGCTCTCCGACGTGCAGACGCTCGCGCCGGTGACGGCCCTGGCCGGCACCGATGCGGCCGACAACCTGCTGGTGCTCAGCCTCGGCTCGCGCACCCTGGTGGAAGTGAACCGCAGCGGCGACGTGCTCAGCAGCTTCGACCTGTCGTCCCTGTTGAACAACACCGCGACCGGGGACTTCAACGCCATCGAGGGCGTGTCGGTCGATGCCTCGGGCACCCTCTATCTGGTCGCCGAGCAGCTGCAGGGCGCGGGCGCGCCGCTCGACGCCAAGTCCCAGCTCATCGTCCTGACCGCCCCGGTGCCGGAACCCGAGACCTACGCCATGATGCTGGCCGGCCTCGGCCTGGTGGGCGCGGTGGCGCGCCGTCGTTCGCGCCGCTGA